GCCGCCCGGACGCCCGCACGGCCGCCGGTGCCGCACCGGCTGTCCACCACGCTGCTCGGGCTGGTGCCGGGGCTGACGGTGCTGGTGGCGACGGCGCTGGTCGTCACCTCGTGGCGCGACGACCTGCCCGACCCGGTCGCGGTCCACTTCGGCCAGGACCGCCCCGACGGGTACGGGTCGGTCGGCGGGACGCTCGCGCTCATGCTCGGGGTGTTCGGCACCCTCACCGTGGCGATGTGGCTGCTCGCGGTGCTGCGGGGCCGGGACTCGATGACGCGCCGGATCGCCGTCGGCACGGCGACCGGCCTGGCCGTGTTCGGCTCGCTCGTCCTGGGCGGGACGCTGTGGCTGCAGCGCGGCCTGACCGACGCGGCCGACACCCCCGACGTCGACCCCGTGATCGGCCTCGCGCTCGCCGCCGGGCTGGTCGCCGGCGGCCTGTGCGCCTGGGCCGCCCCCGGGGACGCCCCCGTACCCGCGTCCGCCGGGCACGTGCCGCTGGCCGGCGCGCGCCTGCCGCTGGGCGCCCAGGAGCGCGCGGCCTGGACCGGCCGCGTCGTCAGCCG
This is a stretch of genomic DNA from Cellulomonas sp. ES6. It encodes these proteins:
- a CDS encoding DUF1648 domain-containing protein is translated as MTATDPRATAARTPARPPVPHRLSTTLLGLVPGLTVLVATALVVTSWRDDLPDPVAVHFGQDRPDGYGSVGGTLALMLGVFGTLTVAMWLLAVLRGRDSMTRRIAVGTATGLAVFGSLVLGGTLWLQRGLTDAADTPDVDPVIGLALAAGLVAGGLCAWAAPGDAPVPASAGHVPLAGARLPLGAQERAAWTGRVVSRVALGVGGGATLAVAVLVAVLDMPALILLVLALLLLVLTSTVIVVTVDARGLSARSALGWPRFHVPLDEVESVTVRQVRPLREFGGWGFRVGLDGQVGYVVRTGEAIEVGRTRGRSFVVTVDDAATGAALLTTLADRKRTETA